The sequence CTTCATATCCCATTCGAATGTCTACTATGACAGCGTTTGGTGACAAAATCGTGTCAATGGAGGACAGAACACTGATTATTCACTTTTGAATGAAGTGCAATGGTTTGACaaaagattgatgcagtggcaTCCTCTACCTCCTATGACACAAAAGAGGAGTTGGCATGGTCTGCTGTCAACTGAGCGTGGAGAGATTATTGTAGCAGGTGGAGAGAAGGTTAGTGCAAAGGACAGCAGTGCTCAGCATTCTTTGGAGAGTTCGAAATTAAATTATTGACATCTACAACAGTGATATCACATAGCATCTACGATGCTAGGACACAAAGGAATATTACtgtctgcttaattaattaaaaacttgCTGTTTTTTGTCTCTAGATTTGCATTTtagtagattaattaaattctgtTTACATTTTGTGACCGAGTTGTGACTGAGTATAAGTAGAAAATTTAGATTTGCTTGTTCTTAGTAATCAGAAtttgcattcaattatttGCAACATGATCATAAGTCTCGGAGTTTGTACTTTAAAAGTGTAGTGGCTACAGTATCGATCATTCCTATAGTTCCATTTTTCCAAAGATCTGAATTTatcaaaattgaaaaaattgaAGAATCCTGCATGCCGATAAAGGTTACTGACTGTAATCAATCGAGGCATCCCTTTGGGCTTTGTACACTATACTTGGAAACACATGCCAATGTTACGTTTTGTATAACTGGAACTTCCGTGGTAGTTTGGTGATGATGCTTGTAAAGCTATAAAACAGTCTTAATTAGGGTACTGTATTTCTTAAAACAACCATCTATAGCAGCAAATTTAAAACAATTAGGAATAACATTTATGTAATGGGCGAATGTTCGTGGTAGTGCAGAGTCTATAATATTGATTAGTTTTAATCCTAAAGTATGTGTGAATCGTGTTGATGTGAATTGAATTAGTTCAGCTCGAATGCTTTTCGAGAATAAACTCCAGCTGACGAGACGAGggagtactgtactgtaaacACAGTCAGCTAGCTGATTGATTCAGCAGGGATCACCAACGTATTGCGTTTGATTTGTCCttaattagctacgagcggaaaagaaggacaccacaatgagtggtggactgttTCGCGAGAAActtactctaaacgggctgaattgacttccggtctgtctgtcgatatgtcgctatgtttgtatctatgtttgtttgtaagcgtgtgcggggagtttgtcgagccaatcagaaacgtaggtgacgtaacaatatCATACcggcgtgaatcactctcgggcagtcatttgggacaccaacaatggatgacgtaacaatcccgcgcattatgacagaaaagccgagatatcatatccatagtaaaaaccgtcaaactgagaagcgcagaaTAAATTCAGGCTTGAATGGTACGCGTCTGTTAttttttacagaagaatcgcaaaacaaacgaattcatcgtttcTAAAGAAGCCAAGGGAAGGTTCCATGGAACCATGCATGTACCGTTACGCACGACCAACATATCACACgtgatcttcaagagagcaatatgttttagctgtaagtaggtctgatgatgaacgattggcgtcgtcttgcaagaaagattcgtaggaaacgctaacgctgctttcctctggatccggtcacttcatgtcgcttcacagtatttctaggagacgtacgagattGATCTTTATCTatctagctacgacgaattatcatcggaacgaaagatgctagcaacgtacggctcaacgaaagcatgataatctcgtccacctcgGTACTTAATTtactgcaagtgatgcaagatcaaGCGCTACAGAAtcgagaaataacgtggataacaagcctgctccgtgcaagaatatatttacaggtgcAAGTACGTAGGACTGATGAAGAACGATCGACTTCGTCTAGCAAGAAAGATCTAGaggaaacgttgcgctgcatgccttcttctggatccggtcgctataCATAGATGttgcttcacagtatttctcGTGCACGTACGTCCATCTCTggctacgacgaattaatttAACTGAACGAAAGATAATAGCAACACCTCAACAAAAGCATGATAATTGTGTCCACCTCAAGTGATGAAAGCTAGAACGCTACATGCAggattgagaaataacgtgggtgacaagcccgctccgtgcaagagacgcagctgtcacgcatgtgcatgtactgaattcaaagtgtagtgtggaacattgatgacatttagttaattatcttttaTCACATTGACGCATTCCTGGGTTTTCAAACAAGTGTATATTCTAGCAtaaagctaatgattaattaatgacaatgacaataaacagaaaaaattagtaaaaatttacattgatattcacaataaatacacacgcacgcacgcacacacacactcatgtaaacacaagcacacacacacatgcacaccacacacacacacacacacacacacacacacacacacacacacacacacgcacgcacacacacacacgcacgcacacacacacacacacgcacgcacacacacacgcacacacacacacacacacacacacgcacgcacacacacacacacacacgcacgcacacacacacacgcacacacgcacctgAAGCGACgttgtaaacacagcttcatttactagttagctacgaccgtaaaagaaggacaccacaataagtggtggactgcttcgcgagaagcttactctaaacgggctgaattgacttcttgtctgtctgtcggtatgtcgctatgtacctatctgtttgtttgtaagcgtgtgtcacgctcggggagtttgtcgagccaatcagtaatcgttttgggacgccaAACGTAGgcgacgtaatactagcttgtcagcgtcaatcactctcgggaatttgttgaaccaatcagcagtcctttgggagaccaacaatgggtgacgtaacaatcccactcattatgacagaaaagccgagatgtcgtaaacctccattttacggtcgaACTGTCGTCAAACAGAAAAGCGCATAGTAAAGTTcgggtaatagttgtatgcgtttgttactttttacaaaagaatcgcaaaacaaacaaattcatcgttcttcaagaagccaagctaaggtCCCATGGAACCATGCATCTatctaagcaccgttgcatgcgtaCCACATACATGTTATCTgtgatcttcaagagagcaatatgttctaagtaggactgatgatgaacgattgacgtcgtcttgcaagaaagattcgtaggaaacgttgacgctgctttcttctggatcccgCCGCtatagatgtacatgatgtcgcttcacagtattttctctGCAgttaggagacgtacaccgatctctagctacaaagaattagcggaacgaaagatggcgacggtACAATAAAAGCATGATAATGATTTGAtggtccatctcaatagttaattaatttattaacttccagcgATGCAAGAGCGCTCTagatgcagaattgagacataacgtggataacaagcccgctccgtgcaggagttgcgtagctgtgtgaattcgtagtagtgtgggacattgatggtatttagttaattatcttgaatcacattgataaacccATGTGTTATCAAAGAACTACCGTTTACATtttagcaacaattaagctaatgattaattaatgataatgacaaatacattaacaaaatttaataaatatacattgatatttacgaTAAATActcccccccacacacacacacacacgtcacttctgtcacttgtgctgaattcgaagtgtagtgggggacattgatgatatttattcaattatcgttaatcacatcgacgcatccctgtgatttcaaagaattatacattccaGCAACAAggtaatgaataaataatgataatgacaataaacagacaaaaattaataaaatttacattaatattcacaataaatacacacgtgtcacacacacacacacacacacacacacacacacacacacacacacacacacacacacacacacacacacacacacacacacacacacatgcaaatgtctacgctcgtagctctgaagcgacggtataaacacagcttcatttactagttatagTTCCAGGTGTCGTGGTAGAAATTTGAAAGTGCATGTGCGCAATGCATGCTACTGAACCAGCAAAGCTTTACCATGATGACCCTCCCTCACCAGATAACCAAGATGTGTACTGCTTTGCTGGAAAACAAAATGGGACCAACATGAGGGAGACATTCTTAACTATGCAACCGAAGAGCACTATaaacaatgtgacaaaaaCTATTTTTCTAACCTATCCGTACTCTATTGATTAGGAATCTGAAATTTGTAGACGTTCTCTAAACAGTTGTACTTGTCAGCGCAGTATCAGCGGCCTGAAACGTCTCAAAACCACATAAGGTCTACAATGGGTCAAGCATAGCTCAATGGACTTGCACTTCAACTATGGATTATGATGCAATTTAGATAAAATTTGCTAGAAAACATTCTTGCAGAATTTTGCTCTTGAACATACTAAACAGTAAAATTAACGTATGCTACCTGCTTTTTTAAGAGTACATTAGTTATAGTATagcaaattattaataaatataccgTGACACCATGTTGTAGATATGAAATTCCTTTGGCGATCAAACATTAATGTTTGTAGTTTGACTGCTCTGCCAATTATCTTGGTAATTATTTGAAGATTGTGTTCCTGCTCTGAATTAACTCTATTAAACTTTTATAATAAATTCACTTTACAAATAGACAGCAAGACAACCTAGCTCCTAATATGACAGTGCAAAATCAAGATATAACAACCCtacaaaaattataaattagaGAGTTTCCAGTTAGAATGCATATCTATTAGCATTTAACACCACAGATataaacacatgtacaaaacaTTGTAATTTTTTCTAACCCCTGTGCACTGAGTATATGTAGCAAGTACTAGACTATTTTGTAATGAGTCCTGACTGTACTGATATAGCTAGAAACCAAATCACTGAGGTGGGCAGACGTGCTCCACCAAAATGCTGCTAAAAACAGCTTCAGCCTGAGATCTGCAACCTATTGTACACATTGCACGGATCATTGCTGCTTGGTTGGCTCTGTCACCAAATTCATCAGTCCATTTATGCAATGCTGTTACAGCTTGTATGTCAATATCACTGTTTTCGTCTTTTATCAATCTCATCTTGTCTATGAAAAAGTCAGCTGACAATTCCAACACAAGCTTTTGCCAACAATGAGCAACTTTCTTGGCTACATTCACAATAACACCAGGGGTGCATTTCTTGATTACTTTTGACGTCAGTGACGGTTCTTGTGTTTCAGTTGATACAATATCTTCCTGGTCATAAAATCAACAGTTAACTAATGCATGCTCTAGCTACAGCCATACtgtatacaaatacaaatatacagtACCAGTATACATACTATTAGCAAACATGGTACTCGGTGTAACCATTGAAATATAATTCACTCAACACAAAAATCCCAGCAAATACACGTGCATGAAGCACTGCATGCCATGAGGTGCAGTCTAGCTGTCAATGGGAGACATTCCATTTCCTAATAATTAATgattatttttagtttttacaAACAGGcaaccaaaataaaatcaCTATCATTCCATCATGCCAAGTTCAGCTAGAGACTGCGCAACAATTCCATTTTCAGTATATAAAGCCTAAGTTGCCGGTGCTCCTAAGGTGTTCACTGAGATGTAGCTGACATAATCTCAACCACAAACAGCAATAGGGTACATCCACGCAATAGGACTTACAGCAACAAACTCTCATCTAAACCCATACACCAACCACATAACAAACTGGAAGTCATCAAAACTTGTCTAATCAAACCCAAGATGTTGCTGGAAATGCAGTTTGCTATTACAAACAGACGAAGAAGACATGGACAACATGACTACTAGTGAATAATGTAAAGACTAATAAAAACTAGTTTAATATCAAAATAATTTCTCACTCACGTCTTCTTGGCTGTCCTCGACAAGACAAGGCAATATCACTAAACTGACTGTTTGATCGCCCTGCTTAACATCAACATTGCAGATGTTTGTAGGGTGGTCATCACCATGCTCAAACTGCACACTGACATCAATTTCCTTGTCTAAGCATATCCATTTGTGCCAAAAGTCAGCAGCAGGTATGGTCTGAAGATAAATCCAAAACTTCCATTAGACAACATACTACAGTATATATGCAAGCATGCACTATTACCGGTAGTTGTGTGATAGCACTCCAATCACCACCTGTAATACTAAATTTAACATCGccttcaaatttcaattttacttCTCGACTTAGACGCAAGATATGACGCTTTGGCGATAATTGTTTTTCCTTACTTATCATCCGCTATTAATCACAACACAAAGTTTCATGCTACGGATCAATTGATATATTCAAATACGCTCACAACATTGTTCATCAACATACCTCAATAAGTTCATTACAGTTATCATGGTAATGAATAGTGAGATTCCAAACGTTTGACCATCTTCTTTGCCGAtaaccaaacacagaaaaaagCATAGTCTTCGAAGCCATAAACATGTCAGCAGGCTTTCCAAACCACCAGTGCCAACAGAAGTGTTTCACACTCAAAGTACCGCTGTCAAGGTCATATTTACAGTCTGGGTCCTCCATATTCACTTGGTCCAAATCAGAATTAAATGTCATTATGGCTTCTGGCTGCCATAATTGAGATGAAGTGGAAGTATCACACCTAGCTCTCATGAGTGACAAATGCCATCCTTTGGAATCAACTGGAGGAGGGAAACGTACATCAACAAGTTTAGAAAATGTTAATCCATGCGGCTCGAAGACAAATAGTGGACTCAAAATGTATCCATCATTGGTTTTAGTGGATGGCGGCATTAGTCTTTCATCAACGTACATAAGCATTCGTAAGTTGACTGGTTCACTCACAGCATCCTCAGGAACCGAAATAGACAAACTGCCTGAGCTAAAGCATCCACCTTCAGGACCAACAGTCATTTCCAGTGTTGCAATTGGCTCCAGCGGTTTCACATCTGCAGCAGAACATTGGAATTAACAAATCTACTTGTTTCTGAACTATTAAGTTTTTTGAAGTAGACAGTATTGTAACTACCACAATTAATTAGAGTATATCATCACTACAACCACTCTTAATTCCATTCTATTCCCACCTATATAAAGCATGCAACACACTACAAGGTGCCTCAAACGACTTTATCGCCACcagcaaacaaatagactTTCACATCTATGTGATTGAGTGTGTTGAACTTTGTGCCTGACTAACCCAAGTAATCACGATTTTTAATCAACATTGTCTGCTGTCCACTCATTGTATCATGCACTGCGGTGCCTTTACACATTCCCACGTATTTAATACAAACAACATGAAACCAACCAGAAgaagcaaacacaaaatgttTTGAGCAGAAagaccatatatatatatatatatatatatatattgcataAAAAGACAGACTGCTCTGTCATTTCAGGACATCACAAATCAACAAAAGGCAACAACGAGATTTGAGAAGTTCAAGAACACAACCATCACCATATCTCTCTCTTAACATCATTGTAACAACCAACTCAACCTCTTCCTAAATCAACAAACTTGGCGACCAAACAACTAAGTTGTGCCATGCAAACCAAAGCCCCAGCCATGTATGACTTCTAGAaataaaccaaacaaacaaaaaacaaacaaacaaatacacaaagagacagatgacTCTTCCTCATATGCATAATATTATGTAAGTCTTGTCTAACTAAACATTTTTTATCAGTTCCATTTTCCTCTGTTGATTCAACATTTCTGACCCCCAAATAATTATACATTCACATTAAGGGCTTAAACCCAACAACATAAACTATCAACACCAATCTACAAAACAAATGATTATAACTACATATTCACCAGCAAAGATGTTGCTGTCATCAGTCTATACACAAAACCAATCAGTTTGCAATAACTACATACAATCACTTCAATCACTTCTGTTTCTTACATTCAATTCCGTgccaccatcatcatcagtgCGATGTGACACCTCATCAGGATTagaaactacaaacaaagtACATCAACATCAGTTATGGCCACAATACATGttgaaataaaaattactGACACACGTTGTCACACATCAAAGTTAACCAATTAAATAAACGTACAACTTCCTAGCCACTCAAGAATTGTTTCTACTTTACATCTCATTCTATTTTCACATTTAAAATTACCCTAATTAAGTACATGCATCCAGCCTAACTAAAACATGCAATCAAGGTGTCGTGATAAAACACTTTATAGCTAAATCAACGAATTGGGCAATTTATTGATAAATGTGCTATGATGTAACCCAGTTTACAAATCTAAATCTAGAAAAAAATTTTTCTACATAGTGAGTGCTGGTAATTCTTATCCACCTCACAACTTAAGGTCTATTAGCTCTCTTACAATTACGATTATTAAGATAAAAATTAATTCTAACTCATCAAGTCATTACTTGATGACCTATTTCTAAGGTATGACAAACAGCAGTTATCACACATGTTTATTTGAATTTATATTAAACTTTGCCAATGAGCATGGACTACATCATATGAGATAACGTGTCCAATCTGCAGCTTGTTGTACACTACCAAACGACTGACAGAAGAATGTCATACGAGTCAATACCTTCTGGTGATGTTTAACAATTGATTAGAAATTGAAAGGATTCAGTAAACTCAAATTTGTAGTTGAGTAATATTACATTAACTGATGAAGGGGTCTGGCATTCGGACTAAACTGCTATTAGCTGCTGAAAGAGTAATGTACTACATAGAAAGCAACGTCCATGATCATACACAACAGAATTCAATTTAAGTGAACAAAATTTAAATCATGGGCAATAGCAATATCTAAACCATAAATGAAAAGTATAAACTTAGAAGTACAAATGTGAATACAATGTGTAGTAAATGCTGATATGCTCACTTCCTAATTTCATTCCACTCTCAGTTGCTGTTCCCTCTGACTGACGTCCATACAATAAAAATGGACAAAACGCGAAGCaggaaaatgaaaacatgtgagatcacaacaacaacatctcaACTGTCTCACACTCACCGATTCctaaagagaaacaaacaagacactAATTAGTTAAACATTCATTCTCATatcaaacaaaaatagacaaaaagtTACTATTCTAATCGCAGagatatttatcaaaacagctccaaacattttattaaattatcaATGTCTACCCTGCTGTATTTAACCCCAGGAAAGTACTCTTGAAAAatcacattgactggcacgtTAGTTCGTTAACACCAGTAATAACAATGAGTACATGCGCTGTATTCCACTTGTTagtccatctgtcagtctatgCGACCGTCCTTCTGTCCACAGAGGCACTACTGTAGCCATCCTAGTAGTATAAATGTACCTACGCAGCCATTCTCTACCTATTAATACACACTGGGTAAGAACGACTGCATCTCGAATGCACTGAAGTACCAAAGTGATCTGGATGATGTAGAAACAGGTAAAGAAGGTAGCAAATCCAATTTCTGCATTTGTTCAGATGGGACAAATTGGAGCGGCTTCTTCATACAATGACCTTGAAATGGACTTCATTGGCCTGATTATATCAGTTACACTCAAGACAACGATGCAGTGTtggaaatgacaaacaagtaTTAAAAACTGGATGTATTACAATTTGTTAAGACCAGACATCAAAAATCCTAACAAAACACGACCTGGACATATCTCCAGAAATAATTCTATTTTCTGAATAAGACAGCAGTGAGTGAGTGGTTGTAAACAGCAAATTTGTTCTGAGTGTGTTACAGCTGGTGCACGACAAGCATCTGTCCAGGCATCAAGGATCTAAGATGGTGCTCATGACAATAAAATGATTTTGGTGGCACCAATAAAAAATGACGTTGAGCAGTATATATATCTACTAATATATAAGACGTGTGAAGTATATGCAGCATGAGTGGCAACAACTCCATAGCCTCAAGTACCAATAAGAGATAAATTGTCTTAATTTTTGTAGAAATATTCAACCACATCTTGGGCAATACCTTGGCAAAATTGGTGACTTTAAATGACAATCAGCAGAAATGGTCAAATCGTCTATATGCAGTTCAATTGCCTCCTAACTCAGCTGTCCAAGAATCTGGGGGAAACGTCATATCATATTATTCTCAAGGAATTTCCTCACGCACATTGATACTGTTGCGAACAGTTCTTGCCTGGAAGAATTCTGAAAAAGGAGCATGCATATCTACTGGAGATCGTAATATGCATGTCTATGACACTGTCAGCAAGAATTTCATTGTCGACAAATTCAAGGAGGCAGCGAATTATGACAAGAAACTTTGTTCCAGTAACAAACAGTGAGACTTTGTCTGTGCTGCCAAAGTAATGGCTTTTAGAAAAGAATGTTCTTGTCCTCTTACTTCATTCACACTGGGGTGGTCTGTACATTATTGTTGAAAAATCTCTGACATCATTTCATAAAGCCAAAGAATCTTTCGCTTTCATCATGACTCTTTGAACTCAAACTTAAAGCAGAaattagcttaattaacagaacAAAGAATCAGTGTCATCTTCTCCCCAGAGACCAACGAAAAGAGTACAATTGAAAATTAGCATTAGCAGTGACGGTCGACACACTATACTGGGGAAACTTGATGATCCAAGAAATTCTAATACTAAGACACACAAAGATGCGCATGAGAATATTCTACCGAGGAGATAATGTTAAGAGACTTGAATATACGAAAAAATGGGTCACGGATTTTGACTGAGGATGGACAAAACCAGTGCCTTGTCAAAATGACATCCTGAAGCAAATGAGAACTTGGGGCTTGAGGtacagtcccagagctgcactaaagtcagtgcccttggaCACCTCTGGCCAAGTAAAATAGAGATACATCAGAATAGCTGAAACTCTGAGTGGTGCCCAAGACCCTATCTAAGGCTAAGCAGAAGATTATATCCAAATCTAAGATATTCGAAAGGCTTAAGCAACTGTGTGTATGCGTACACacgcatacatgcatgcatgtgtgtgtgtgtgtgtgtgtctgtgtgtgtgtgtgtgtgtgtgtgtgtgtgtgtgtgtgtgtgtgtgtgtgtgtgtgcccatgcGTGCACGAGTGCAAGAACAGGTGGGTTGATACCACACAACGGGACCtggtgtcattgaatattgacctgGCAATGACTGCACTTCCTGGCAAAAACTTCTGCAATGCCAAAGCCCTTACGGATGTTTCCAAATAAAATAACGTGGCAAACTGCAATACTCAGAGTTGTTCTATTAGTTGCTTACCAATTTAGATTCAATATCTCTCTTGTTTACTTGTTGCTTCACTCAGCTATTACCACTAATGACAAGCTATAGCTTTCCGCTTGGCCTAAaaaattacacacaatggtCTCCCTCAactaaaggcctgtccacactggcaactggatcgcgatccgatcgcgatccaaccgcaacgctgtacacacttgcaactcgattgcgatccgtccgatccacatctcgaggtggattcgatcgcgatcggttgaatccaattagaaatagtggccgttaccttcacgtacgctacgcgtgtagtcagAACagctagcactcctcactcgtctttgttctcgctcaccttacgtcgctgtatcaacggtttctacaagcaaagaaaccacacatacacacagcggttatcagtcacgtgatagcaaAATGAGGcagaggtatcgttttcaaagtgcagtgtggacgctcgctattccgatcggatcgcgatcggcagaatcgcgatccattctggtctagtgtggacaggccttaaggAGAATAAATTcgcacccggtctttgaatagcagactaagcggccatgagctgtgacatgatatcagcacttgggtgccaagtgagactacagctgctcacaccacaattgccgtcacaagcccagctgttttaagtgtgtgtgtgtgtgtctgtgtgtgtgtgtgtgtgtgtgtgtgtgtgtgtgtgtgcgtgtgtgtgtgtgtgtgtgtggtgtgtgtgtgtgtgtgtgtgtgtgtgtgtgtgtgtgtgtgtgtgtttgtgtgtgtgtgtgtgtgtgtgtgtgtgtgtgtgtgtgtgtggtgtgtgtgtgtgtggtgtgtgtgtgtgtgtgtgtgtgtgtgtgtgtttgtgtgtgtgtgtgtgtgtgtgtgtgtgtgtgtgtgtgtgtgtgtgtgtgtgtgtgtgtgtgtgtgtgtaatactgattactatAAGAGATAAACTAGTATTTTGCttgctttacttagaatgaccaaaacttctcttctagcaagcagaaaactaaat is a genomic window of Corticium candelabrum chromosome 11, ooCorCand1.1, whole genome shotgun sequence containing:
- the LOC134186976 gene encoding uncharacterized protein LOC134186976, with amino-acid sequence MFSFSCFAFCPFLLYGRQSEGTATESGMKLGISNPDEVSHRTDDDGGTELNTDDSNIFADVKPLEPIATLEMTVGPEGGCFSSGSLSISVPEDAVSEPVNLRMLMYVDERLMPPSTKTNDGYILSPLFVFEPHGLTFSKLVDVRFPPPVDSKGWHLSLMRARCDTSTSSQLWQPEAIMTFNSDLDQVNMEDPDCKYDLDSGTLSVKHFCWHWWFGKPADMFMASKTMLFSVFGYRQRRWSNVWNLTIHYHDNCNELIERMISKEKQLSPKRHILRLSREVKLKFEGDVKFSITGGDWSAITQLPTIPAADFWHKWICLDKEIDVSVQFEHGDDHPTNICNVDVKQGDQTVSLVILPCLVEDSQEDEDIVSTETQEPSLTSKVIKKCTPGVIVNVAKKVAHCWQKLVLELSADFFIDKMRLIKDENSDIDIQAVTALHKWTDEFGDRANQAAMIRAMCTIGCRSQAEAVFSSILVEHVCPPQ